The Hyperthermus butylicus DSM 5456 genome includes a region encoding these proteins:
- a CDS encoding 50S ribosomal protein L30e, which yields MSQVQVTDIEKELVNALKTGKVILGSRKTLKYVKLGKAKAVIVAANAPPEIRNDILYYAKLSGIPVYVYPGTSVELGSVCGKPFTVASLAILDPGNSRILDLIEAASQTSSG from the coding sequence ATGAGTCAGGTTCAGGTTACGGATATCGAAAAGGAGCTTGTCAACGCCCTCAAAACAGGCAAGGTCATACTCGGCTCCCGGAAAACGCTCAAGTACGTAAAACTTGGCAAGGCTAAGGCAGTAATTGTTGCTGCTAACGCCCCGCCAGAGATACGCAACGACATCCTATACTACGCTAAGCTAAGTGGAATCCCAGTCTACGTCTACCCGGGTACAAGTGTTGAGCTTGGCTCTGTTTGTGGTAAACCATTTACAGTTGCAAGCCTCGCAATACTCGACCCAGGAAACTCTCGTATACTCGACCTCATAGAAGCCGCATCACAGACAAGTAGCGGGTGA
- a CDS encoding NusA-like transcription termination signal-binding factor yields MANIKLTVEEMKYMALLQDLTGAVARDCIIDNENNRIIFIVRPGDAGKAIGRRGANINKLRRLLGKEIEVIEHADDLEAMVKNIFAPARVLGIRLAQRNGRKILYVTVDPNDKGRAIGKGGRKVNIARLVLKRYFDIDDIKIR; encoded by the coding sequence TTGGCGAATATCAAGCTAACAGTTGAAGAAATGAAGTACATGGCACTACTTCAGGATCTAACCGGCGCAGTAGCCAGGGACTGCATCATAGATAACGAGAACAATCGCATAATCTTCATAGTGAGGCCGGGCGATGCTGGCAAGGCCATAGGACGCCGCGGAGCAAACATAAACAAGTTGAGGAGGCTGCTCGGCAAGGAGATTGAGGTTATAGAGCACGCAGACGACCTTGAAGCTATGGTTAAGAATATCTTTGCTCCTGCACGTGTCCTCGGGATAAGGCTTGCACAGCGGAATGGCAGGAAGATACTATACGTCACCGTAGACCCCAACGATAAGGGCAGAGCTATCGGTAAGGGCGGCAGAAAGGTCAACATTGCGAGGCTTGTGCTCAAGCGCTACTTCGACATAGATGACATAAAGATAAGGTAA
- a CDS encoding 30S ribosomal protein S12: protein MTGKKSPNGLFAARKLRRKRLKFRWSEREFKIRMLGLKKKYDPLEGAPMARGIVLEKVGVEARQPNSAVRKCVRVQLIKNGRIVTAFVPGDGGLLVVDEHDEVLIEGIGGPRGRSMGDIPGVRYRVVTVNGVSLRAILEGRKQKPQR, encoded by the coding sequence GTGACGGGTAAGAAATCGCCTAACGGCCTATTCGCGGCGAGAAAGCTTAGGAGGAAGAGGTTAAAGTTCCGCTGGAGCGAGCGCGAGTTCAAGATAAGAATGCTCGGCCTAAAGAAGAAGTATGATCCACTCGAAGGGGCACCCATGGCTAGAGGCATAGTACTAGAGAAGGTTGGCGTTGAAGCACGTCAGCCAAACTCCGCCGTACGTAAGTGTGTACGTGTACAGCTAATCAAGAATGGCCGCATAGTCACAGCATTTGTTCCGGGCGACGGTGGCCTACTAGTAGTTGACGAGCATGACGAAGTGTTAATTGAGGGTATTGGTGGTCCACGCGGCCGCTCAATGGGTGACATACCTGGCGTACGCTATAGGGTTGTAACCGTTAACGGTGTATCGCTAAGAGCTATCCTTGAGGGGAGAAAGCAAAAACCACAGCGCTAG
- a CDS encoding bifunctional nuclease family protein, which translates to MPPPRGSDVLLQARSINAMIMPSPPHIPVIVLELEDGREFTLYNVPFEIVQAINKLQHEELTTPGERETVFELLVDLRELVSELGKRLEYVVIDEIDYATALYTAKVSFILQEGIYMMRRMVPSHAVFLALLFNKPIYVSKRLVDEQEEYERMMREESEEQQE; encoded by the coding sequence ATGCCTCCTCCACGGGGCAGTGATGTCCTCTTACAAGCTCGCAGTATAAATGCGATGATAATGCCCAGCCCTCCGCATATACCTGTGATAGTTCTTGAGCTCGAGGATGGTCGCGAGTTTACACTCTACAATGTGCCCTTCGAGATTGTGCAGGCTATAAACAAGCTGCAGCACGAGGAGCTTACGACTCCTGGTGAGCGCGAAACAGTCTTCGAGCTACTTGTAGATCTCCGTGAGCTAGTGAGCGAGCTCGGCAAGCGTCTCGAGTACGTGGTTATAGACGAGATAGACTATGCCACGGCGCTCTACACTGCCAAGGTAAGCTTCATACTCCAGGAAGGTATATACATGATGCGCCGGATGGTTCCCAGCCATGCTGTGTTCCTAGCTCTACTATTCAACAAGCCGATATACGTGTCTAAGAGGCTCGTGGATGAGCAGGAGGAGTACGAGAGGATGATGCGTGAGGAGAGCGAGGAGCAGCAAGAGTAA
- a CDS encoding 30S ribosomal protein S7, with translation MAATEQSEVKVGIDPAEIKLFGKWSFEGVEIRDPSLKRYISLKPVWLPHTGGRHEHRRFGKAEVPIVERLINKLMRPGRNMGKKHLAYNIVKQAFEIIYLRTGENPIQVLVRAIENAAPREDVTRIMYGGITYFVAVDVSPQHRVDVALKHLTEGARMCAFNNPKSIEECLAEEIIAAAQGDTKSYAIRKKEEIERIALSSR, from the coding sequence ATGGCTGCTACAGAGCAAAGCGAGGTTAAGGTTGGCATAGACCCCGCCGAGATAAAGCTCTTCGGAAAGTGGAGCTTTGAGGGCGTAGAGATTAGAGACCCCAGCCTTAAGAGGTACATAAGCCTCAAGCCTGTCTGGCTCCCCCACACGGGTGGCCGACACGAGCACCGCCGCTTTGGCAAGGCCGAGGTACCCATTGTTGAGAGGCTAATAAACAAGCTGATGAGACCCGGCAGGAATATGGGTAAGAAGCATCTAGCATACAATATAGTCAAGCAGGCCTTCGAGATCATATACCTGCGGACAGGCGAGAACCCAATCCAGGTACTGGTACGCGCTATAGAAAATGCCGCACCACGCGAAGACGTTACAAGGATCATGTATGGTGGTATAACCTACTTCGTCGCTGTAGACGTGTCGCCACAGCACCGAGTTGATGTCGCCCTCAAACACCTCACAGAAGGAGCTAGGATGTGCGCCTTCAACAATCCAAAATCTATAGAGGAGTGCCTAGCTGAGGAGATAATAGCTGCAGCCCAGGGCGACACAAAGAGCTACGCTATAAGGAAGAAGGAGGAAATCGAGCGTATCGCTCTCAGCTCAAGATAG